One part of the Hippoglossus hippoglossus isolate fHipHip1 chromosome 11, fHipHip1.pri, whole genome shotgun sequence genome encodes these proteins:
- the LOC117770749 gene encoding sodium-dependent neutral amino acid transporter B(0)AT3-like yields the protein MGKTKDSGEDERPQWDNKAQYLLTCIGFAVGLGNVWRFPYLCQIYGGGAFLIPYLIALVFVGLPLLYLELAIGQRLRKGSIGVWNSISPMLGGLGVASMVVSFLVAIFYNTILAWVLWYFFHSFQNPLPWSQCPLNENHTGYNVECEKSTSSNYFWYRETLNVTPDIETSGSVQWWMVICLASAWCIVYICFINGIQSIGKAVYVTATFPYLVLTIFLIRALTLPGASDGLSYLFTPDWEVLKNPQVWLDAATQIFFSLSVAFGGLIAFSSYNEEKNNCERDALVVGIINSATSLYASISIFAILGFKATTGFNKCLHENILDLTNHFEFSDQNITLENYEHWFEYLNQTSPDQVANLQLRHCDLQTFLDESASGTGLAFIVFTEAVVEMPGSQIWAILFFVMLFSLGLSSMFGNIEGVLTPIHDLNLVPKWIPNELVTAITCLVAFLTALIFTLGSGNYWVEVFNSYVGSVPLLIIAFFELIGVIYVRGMKTFSEDIQFMTGKKPNIFWRACWMVISPLMLMGVLIAYVVIQAQKHPTYFAWNPEYELFPATEVRPYPDWAFAIIILLSVLPVISIPVVFFYKLIGYLRKRSSTQVELNHYCNDGFEVETQEQRKQEA from the exons ATGGGTAAAACAAAGGACTCCGGGGAAGATGAGAGACCCCAATGGGACAACAAGGCGCAGTACCTGTTGACATGTATCGGCTTTGCAGTGGGACTTGGAAACGTTTGGCGTTTTCCTTACCTATGCCAAATATACGGAGGAG GCGCGTTCCTCATCCCCTACCTGATAGCTCTGGTGTTCGTGGGCCTCCCCCTGCTCTACCTGGAGCTGGCCATAGGACAGAGGCTCCGCAAGGGCAGCATCGGTGTCTGGAACTCCATCTCACCAATGCTGGGTGGGCTTG GTGTTGCCTCTATGGTGGTGTCCTTCCTGGTGGCCATTTTCTACAACACCATCCTGGCCTGGGTTCTCTGGTATTTCTTTCACTCCTTCCAAAATCCGCTGCCGTGGAGCCAGTGTCCACTAAATGAAAATCACACAG GTTATAATGTAGAGTGTGAGAAGAGCACTTCGTCAAATTACTTCTGGTACCGTGAGACCCTGAACGTCACGCCTGACATTGAGACTAGTGGATCCGTGCAGTGGTGGATGGTGATCTGTCTGGCCAGCGCCTGGTGCATTGTCTACATCTGTTTCATCAATGGCATCCAGTCCATTGGAAAG gCTGTGTATGTGACAGCCACCTTCCCTTACCTGGTGCTGACCATCTTCCTGATTCGTGCCCTCACTCTGCCCGGAGCTAGTGATGGACTGTCGTACCTCTTCACTCCTGAT TGGGAGGTCCTGAAGAACCCCCAGGTGTGGCTGGACGCTGCAACCCAGATCTTCTTCTCCCTTTCTGTGGCCTTTGGAGGTCTCATAGCATTCTCCAGCTATAACGAAGAGAA AAACAACTGCGAGAGGGATGCTCTTGTTGTTGGGATAATAAATAGCGCCACATCTCTGTATGCCTCCATATCCATCTTCGCCATCCTGGGATTTAAAGCAACTACTGGCTTTAACAAGTGTCTACACGA AAACATCTTGGATCTGACGAACCACTTTGAGTTTTCCGACCAGAATATAACACTGGAGAACTACGAGCACTGGTTTGAGTATCTAAATCAGACGTCTCCTGATCAGGTGGCCAATTTGCAACTGAGGCACTGTGACCTGCAAACATTCCTTGACGAG agCGCCTCAGGTACCGGCCTGGCTTTTATTGTGTTCACCGAGGCAGTGGTAGAGATGCCAGGCTCGCAGATATGGGCCATATTGTTCTTCGTCATGCTCTTCAGCTTGGgcctctcctccatgtttggcAACATCGAGGGAGTCCTCACGCCCATCCATGACCTTAATCTGGTGCCAAAGTGGATCCCGAATGAACTTGTAACAG CCATCACGTGCTTGGTAGCCTTCCTGACGGCTCTTATCTTCACACTGGGCTCCGGGAACTACTGGGTGGAGGTGTTTAACAGCTACGTGGGCTCCGTACCTCTGCTCATCATTGCATTCTTCGAGTTAATTGGAGTCATTTATGTCCGTGGAATGAAAAC TTTCAGTGAAGACATCCAGTTCATGACTGGGAAGAAGCCCAACATCTTTTGGAGGGCCTGCTGGATGGTGATCAGTCCCTTAATGCTAATGGGCGTGCTGATTGCCTACGTGGTCATTCAGGCACAGAAACATCCCACCTATTTTGCATGGAACCCAGAATAT GAACTATTCCCTGCAACTGAAGTAAGGCCATACCCAGACTGGGCCTTTGCCATAATCATCCTCCTCAGTGTGCTCCCTGTGATTTCCATCCCTGTGGTGTTTTTCTACAAACTGATCGGCTATCTGCGCAAGAGGTCCTCCACACAAGTCGAACTAAACCACTACTGCAACGACGGCTTTGAGGTGGAAACGCAAGAACAGCGGAAACAGGAAGCTTAG
- the tert gene encoding telomerase reverse transcriptase: MSSTDMSAVLDILRSLYLHIQTLEEFADSFVFREGQRAVLVEQTDSDRFKSFVRTVYVCSDKELKQIPSCSQICSLPELLAFVLNSVKRKRKRNVLAHGYNFRSVAQEERDADHFKFQGDITQSAAYIHGSDLWKKVTVRLGTDITRYLLESCSVFVAVPPSCVFQVSGPPVYDRVSMATAAPRFYLQPRRRAHNGTQLGKHQESVTLKKRHQVDNRTVSKMRNRADVKGKRGKSDQKDGEEVMTCSGKRRRAGQQKQTLDVHQVCTETVEEEQPMSVERTSSVKPLEDGGTGSKQPVDVHTTISPLEGGPSWRSGVFPPLPPSQCFIRTLGFLYGGRGMRSFLLNRKKKSGVGSRRLQGRDLVRIVFFEGLAYLNGLERNPKKLPRRFFNMVPLFRQLLCQHRRCPYSRILQRMCPLLEERKAGQEELISLLPQRCAPHRVYLFVRECLSAVIPHELWGSDHNRLHFFARVRGFLRSGKFEKLSLAELLWKMKVNDCNWLKISKTGRVPPSELSYRTRILGQFLAWALDGFVVSLVRACFYVTESVGQKNALRFYRQEVWAKLQDLAFRGHLSKGQMEELTPTQVASLPKATVVSRLRFIPKTDGMRPITRVIGADAKTRLHQSRVRDLLDMLRACAHCTPSLLGSTVWGMTDIHKVLSSLAAAQKDKPQPLYFVKVDVSGAYESLPHDKLIEVVGQVLSPDHDELFTTRRYAKIWVDSHEGLKKTFVRQAAFLEDNIGSTNMKGFVTSLQKKGKVHHAILVEQLFTSDLHSKEVSQFFTQMLTGSVVQFGKKTYRQCRGIPQGSVVSSLLCCLCYGHMENVLFKDVSKNKGCLMRLVDDFLLITPDLHEAQTFLKILLAGVPQYGLVVNPQKVVLNFQASGSTDSCPDIRVLPPHCLFPWCGLLLDTRSLDVHKDYSSYAGLSLRYSLTLGSFHSAGQQMKRKLTSILRLKCHALFLDLKTNSLEAVYNNIYKLVLLHACRFHVCAQSLPFGQRVDKNPEYFLKMIWDMAKYANHLIRHSNKGLILGSKAQTGVVQYEAVELIFCLSFLLVLSQHRPLYKDLLTRLHKRKRSLERRLGDMRLARVRQATNPRTPVDFLAIQM, from the exons ATGTCGTCCACTGACATGTCCGCGGTGCTTGACATCCTGCGCTCACTTTACCTGCACATCCAGACTCTGGAGGAGTTTGCAGACAGCTTCGTGTTCAGGGAGGGACAGAGGGCGGTGCTGGTGGAGCAGACCGACAGCGACCGCTTCAAGTCCTTCGTCCGGACGGTTTACGTCTGTTCTGACAAGGAGCTAAAGCAAATACCGAGCTGCAGCCAG ATCTGCTCTCTGCCTGAACTGTTGGCCTTCGTTCTCAacagtgtgaaaagaaaaagaaaaagaaacgtcTTGGCACACGGCTACAATTTTCGCTCTGTTGCTCAGGAGGAGCGGGATGCAGACCACTTTAAATTCCAAGGAGATATAACTCAAAGTGCCGCTTACATCCATGGCAGTGACTTGTGGAAGAAGGTCACAGTACGTCTCGGCACGGACATCACACGGTACCTGTTGgagagctgctctgtgttcGTGGCAGTCCCCCCTTCATGTGTTTTCCAGGTGAGTGGCCCTCCTGTGTATGACAGGGTCTCCATGGCTACTGCCGCCCCCAGGTTTTATCTCCAGCCTCGTCGCAGGGCACATAACGGTACCCAGCTTGGAAAGCATCAAGAGTCGGTGACCTTGAAAAAGAGACACCAAGTTGACAACCGAACAGTCAGTAAGATGAGGAACCGAGCAGATGTAAAagggaagagggggaaaagtGATCAGAAGGATGGCGAGGAGGTAATGACATGTTCAGGAAAGAGAAGACGAGCAggacagcaaaaacaaacactagACGTCCATCAGGTATGTACTGAGACAGTGGAGGAAGAGCAGCCCATGTCTGTGGAACGAACATCATCTGTGAAGCCCTTGGAAGATGGTGGTACTGGTTCTAAACAGCCTGTTGACGTTCACACAACAATAAGTCCCTTGGAGGGAGGACCCAGTTGGAGATCAGGGGTTTTTCCCCCATTACCTCCCTCGCAGTGTTTTATTCGCACGCTGGGATTCCTGTATGGGGGAAGGGGAATGCGTAGCTTCCTTCTcaacaggaaaaagaagagtGGTGTTGGATCCAGGAGGCTACAAGGAAGAGATCTGGTGAGAATAGTCTTCTTTGAGGGACTGGCCTATCTAAACGGGCTTGAGAGGAATCCAAAGAAACTTCCCCGGCGCTTTTTCAACATGGTTCCCCTGTTCAGGCAGCTGCTGTGTCAACACAGGAGATGTCCGTACAGCAGGATACTGCAGAGGATGTGTCCactgctggaggagagaaaggcaGGGCAGGAAGAACTGATCTCCCTCTTGCCTCAACGCTGTGCACCTCACAGGGTCTACCTGTTTGTCAGGGAGTGTCTCTCCGCTGTGATCCCACACGAGCTGTGGGGCTCCGACCACAACCGACTACATTTCTTCGCAAGGGTCAGGGGCTTCCTGCGCAGCGGCAAGTTTGAGAAGCTCTCATTGGCTGAACTGCTGTGGAAGATGAAGGTGAATGACTGTAATTGGTTGAAGATCAGTAAGACAG GCAGGGTCCCGCCCAGTGAGCTCTCATACCGGACACGGATCCTGGGTCAGTTCTTGGCTTGGGCTCTGGATGGCTTTGTTGTAAGCCTCGTCCGAGCCTGCTTCTATGTGACTGAGAGCGTGGGACAGAAGAATGCCCTCAGGTTCTACAGACAGGAAGTTTGGGCCAAACTGCAGGATCTGGCCTTCAG AGGTCACCTTTCCAAGGGTCAGATGGAAGAGTTGACGCCGACACAGGTGGCCTCCCTCCCCAAAGCTACGGTGGTCTCCCGCCTTCGCTTCATTCCCAAGACTGACGGCATGAGGCCGATCACGCGAGTCATAGGAGCTGATGCTAAAACTAGG CTTCACCAAAGTCGTGTCCGGGACTTGCTGGATATGCTGCGGGCCTGTGCGCACtgcactccctctctcctgggCTCCACGGTCTGGGGGATGACGGACATTCACAAGGTTTTGAGCTCTCTGGCTGCAGCGCAGAAGGACAAGCCACAACCCCTCTACTTCGTTAAG GTGGATGTGAGTGGAGCCTATGAGAGTCTGCCTCATGACAAACTCATTGAGGTGGTTGGCCAGGTGCTGTCACCTGACCACGATGAACTCTTTACCACCCGCCGCTACGCCAAGATCTGGGTCGATTCCCATGAAGGCCTGAAAAAGACCTTTGTCAGACAG GCAGCTTTCCTGGAGGACAACATAGGATCCACCAACATGAAAGGGTTTGTGACGTCACTgcagaaaaaagggaaagtccATCATGCCATTCTAgtggagcag ctTTTTACCTCCGATCTTCACAGCAAAGAAGTGTCACAGTTTTTCACCCAAATGCTAACTGGCAGTGTTGTTCAGTTTGGCAAAAA GACATACCGTCAGTGCAGAGGGATTCCTCAGGGTTCCGTTGTGTCCAGTCTGCTCTGCTGTCTCTGCTACGGTCACATGGAGAATGTCCTGTTCAAAGATGTTTCTAAAAACAAAGG GTGTCTGATGAGACTGGTGGATgacttcctcctcatcaccccAGACTTGCATGAAGCACAAACCTTCCTCAA GATCCTGCTGGCTGGTGTACCACAGTATGGTCTAGTGGTCAACCCACAGAAGGTGGTGCTCAACTTCCAGGCATCAGGAAGCACTGACTCTTGTCCCGACATTCGAGTGCTTCCCCCTCACTGCCTCTTCCCCTGGTGTGGACTGCTGCTGGACACGCGCTCTCTCGACGTCCACAAAGACTATTCCAG CTATGCAGGCCTGTCTCTGCGCTACAGCCTCACTTTGGGCTCTTTCCACTCAGCCGGACAGCAAATGAAGAGGAAACTGACGTCCATCCTCAGACTCAAATGTCACGCCCTGTTCTTGGACCTGAAG ACCAATTCTCTTGAGGCAGTCTACAACAACATCTACAAGCTGGTGCTGCTTCATGCATGCAG GTTCCACGTGTGTGCCCAGAGTTTGCCCTTTGGACAGAGGGTTGATAAGAACCCTGAATACTTCCTGAAAATGATATGGGACATGGCTAAGTACGCCAATCATCTTATCAGGCACAGCAACAAAG GTCTGATTTTAGGCAGTAAGGCTCAGACGGGCGTCGTGCAGTATGAAGCAGTGGAGttgattttctgtctttccttcctGCTGGTGCTGTCCCAGCATCGTCCTCTGTACAAGGATTTGCTCACACGGCTGCACAAAC GGAAGCGCAGTCTGGAGCGGCGCCTGGGGGACATGAGGTTGGCCAGAGTCCGACAGGCCACTAACCCCAGGACTCCAGTTGACTTCCTGGCCATCCAGATGTAG
- the rbbp4 gene encoding histone-binding protein RBBP4 isoform X4 gives MADKEAGAYDDAVEERVINEEYKIWKKNTPFLYDLVMTHALEWPSLTAQWLPDVSRPEGKDYSVHRLVLGTHTSDEQNHLVIASVQLPNDDAQFDASQYDSEKGEFGGFGSVSGKIEIEIKINHEGEVNRARYMPQNPCIIATKTPTSDVLVFDYTKHPSKPDPSGECRPDLRLRGHQKEGYGLSWNSNLSGCLLSASDDHTICMWDISAVPKEGKIVDAKTIFTGHTAVVEDVSWHLLHESLFGSVADDQKLMIWDTRSNNTSKPSHAVDAHIAEVNCLSFNPYSEFILATGSADKTVALWDLRNLKLKLHSFESHKDEIFQVQWSPHNETILASSGTDRRLNVWDLSKIGEEQSPEDAEDGPPELLFIHGGHTAKISDFSWNPNEPWVICSVSEDNIMQVWQMAENIYNDEDPEGATEPEATA, from the exons ATGGCGGACAAGGAAG CTGGTGCATACGATGATGcggtggaggagagggtgaTCAATGAAGAGTACAAGATCTGGAAGAAGAACACCCCCTTCCTCTATGACCTGGTTATGACCCACGCCTTGGAGTGGCCCAGCCTCACTGCCCAGTGGCTGCCTGATGTCTCCAG GCCGGAGGGGAAGGATTACAGTGTGCACCGACTGGTGCTGGGCACCCACACATCTGATGAGCAGAACCACCTGGTCATTGCCAGTGTCCAGCTGCCCAACGACGATGCCCAGTTCGACGCCTCACAGTATGACAGTGAAAAAGGAG AGTTTGGAGGTTTCGGCTCAGTGAGTGGCAAGATCGAGATAGAAATCAAGATCAACCACGAAGGAGAGGTGAACCGTGCCCGTTATATGCCACAGAATCCCTGCATCATCGCCACCAAGACCCCCACCTCAGATGTGCTTGTGTTTGACTACACCAAGCATCCCTCCAAGCCAG ATCCCTCTGGAGAGTGTCGCCCTGATCTGCGTCTCAGAGGTCATCAGAAAGAGGGCTATGGTCTCTCCTGGAATTCAAATCTGTCTGGCTGTCTACTAAGTGCATCAGATGATCAT ACGATCTGTATGTGGGACATCAGTGCTGTTCCAAAGGAGGGGAAGATAGTTGATGCGAAGACGATATTCACCGGTCACACGGCTGTGGTGGAAGATGTCTCTTGGCACTTGCTGCATGAGTCCCTCTTTGGATCTGTAGCAGATGACCAGAAGCTCATGAT TTGGGACACACGTTCAAACAACACCTCCAAACCCAGCCATGCTGTCGATGCCCATATTGCAGAGGTCAACTGTTTGTCATTTAACCCGTACAGCGAGTTCATCCTTGCCACTGGCTCTGCAGACAAG ACTGTGGCTCTTTGGGACCTGAGAAACCTCAAATTGAAGCTGCATTCCTTTGAGTCACACAAGGACGAGATCTTCCAG GTTCAGTGGTCCCCTCATAATGAGACCATTTTGGCTTCCAGTGGGACAGATCGTCGCCTCAATGTCTGGGATCTCAG TAAAATCGGAGAGGAGCAGTCCCCAGAAGATGCAGAAGATGGCCCACCTGAGCTACTG TTTATCCACGGAGGCCACACAGCCAAAATCTCTGACTTCTCCTGGAACCCCAACGAGCCCTGGGTcatctgctctgtgtctgaAGACAACATTATGCAAGTCTGGCAAATG GCTGAGAACATCTACAACGATGAAGATCCTGAAGGTGCAACAGAGCCTGAAGCCACCGCCTAA
- the rbbp4 gene encoding histone-binding protein RBBP4 isoform X1 has protein sequence MADKEGHFVSATAGAYDDAVEERVINEEYKIWKKNTPFLYDLVMTHALEWPSLTAQWLPDVSRPEGKDYSVHRLVLGTHTSDEQNHLVIASVQLPNDDAQFDASQYDSEKGEFGGFGSVSGKIEIEIKINHEGEVNRARYMPQNPCIIATKTPTSDVLVFDYTKHPSKPADPSGECRPDLRLRGHQKEGYGLSWNSNLSGCLLSASDDHTICMWDISAVPKEGKIVDAKTIFTGHTAVVEDVSWHLLHESLFGSVADDQKLMIWDTRSNNTSKPSHAVDAHIAEVNCLSFNPYSEFILATGSADKTVALWDLRNLKLKLHSFESHKDEIFQVQWSPHNETILASSGTDRRLNVWDLSKIGEEQSPEDAEDGPPELLFIHGGHTAKISDFSWNPNEPWVICSVSEDNIMQVWQMAENIYNDEDPEGATEPEATA, from the exons ATGGCGGACAAGGAAG GTCACTTTGTGTCCGCTACAGCTGGTGCATACGATGATGcggtggaggagagggtgaTCAATGAAGAGTACAAGATCTGGAAGAAGAACACCCCCTTCCTCTATGACCTGGTTATGACCCACGCCTTGGAGTGGCCCAGCCTCACTGCCCAGTGGCTGCCTGATGTCTCCAG GCCGGAGGGGAAGGATTACAGTGTGCACCGACTGGTGCTGGGCACCCACACATCTGATGAGCAGAACCACCTGGTCATTGCCAGTGTCCAGCTGCCCAACGACGATGCCCAGTTCGACGCCTCACAGTATGACAGTGAAAAAGGAG AGTTTGGAGGTTTCGGCTCAGTGAGTGGCAAGATCGAGATAGAAATCAAGATCAACCACGAAGGAGAGGTGAACCGTGCCCGTTATATGCCACAGAATCCCTGCATCATCGCCACCAAGACCCCCACCTCAGATGTGCTTGTGTTTGACTACACCAAGCATCCCTCCAAGCCAG CAGATCCCTCTGGAGAGTGTCGCCCTGATCTGCGTCTCAGAGGTCATCAGAAAGAGGGCTATGGTCTCTCCTGGAATTCAAATCTGTCTGGCTGTCTACTAAGTGCATCAGATGATCAT ACGATCTGTATGTGGGACATCAGTGCTGTTCCAAAGGAGGGGAAGATAGTTGATGCGAAGACGATATTCACCGGTCACACGGCTGTGGTGGAAGATGTCTCTTGGCACTTGCTGCATGAGTCCCTCTTTGGATCTGTAGCAGATGACCAGAAGCTCATGAT TTGGGACACACGTTCAAACAACACCTCCAAACCCAGCCATGCTGTCGATGCCCATATTGCAGAGGTCAACTGTTTGTCATTTAACCCGTACAGCGAGTTCATCCTTGCCACTGGCTCTGCAGACAAG ACTGTGGCTCTTTGGGACCTGAGAAACCTCAAATTGAAGCTGCATTCCTTTGAGTCACACAAGGACGAGATCTTCCAG GTTCAGTGGTCCCCTCATAATGAGACCATTTTGGCTTCCAGTGGGACAGATCGTCGCCTCAATGTCTGGGATCTCAG TAAAATCGGAGAGGAGCAGTCCCCAGAAGATGCAGAAGATGGCCCACCTGAGCTACTG TTTATCCACGGAGGCCACACAGCCAAAATCTCTGACTTCTCCTGGAACCCCAACGAGCCCTGGGTcatctgctctgtgtctgaAGACAACATTATGCAAGTCTGGCAAATG GCTGAGAACATCTACAACGATGAAGATCCTGAAGGTGCAACAGAGCCTGAAGCCACCGCCTAA
- the rbbp4 gene encoding histone-binding protein RBBP4 isoform X2 yields MADKEGHFVSATAGAYDDAVEERVINEEYKIWKKNTPFLYDLVMTHALEWPSLTAQWLPDVSRPEGKDYSVHRLVLGTHTSDEQNHLVIASVQLPNDDAQFDASQYDSEKGEFGGFGSVSGKIEIEIKINHEGEVNRARYMPQNPCIIATKTPTSDVLVFDYTKHPSKPDPSGECRPDLRLRGHQKEGYGLSWNSNLSGCLLSASDDHTICMWDISAVPKEGKIVDAKTIFTGHTAVVEDVSWHLLHESLFGSVADDQKLMIWDTRSNNTSKPSHAVDAHIAEVNCLSFNPYSEFILATGSADKTVALWDLRNLKLKLHSFESHKDEIFQVQWSPHNETILASSGTDRRLNVWDLSKIGEEQSPEDAEDGPPELLFIHGGHTAKISDFSWNPNEPWVICSVSEDNIMQVWQMAENIYNDEDPEGATEPEATA; encoded by the exons ATGGCGGACAAGGAAG GTCACTTTGTGTCCGCTACAGCTGGTGCATACGATGATGcggtggaggagagggtgaTCAATGAAGAGTACAAGATCTGGAAGAAGAACACCCCCTTCCTCTATGACCTGGTTATGACCCACGCCTTGGAGTGGCCCAGCCTCACTGCCCAGTGGCTGCCTGATGTCTCCAG GCCGGAGGGGAAGGATTACAGTGTGCACCGACTGGTGCTGGGCACCCACACATCTGATGAGCAGAACCACCTGGTCATTGCCAGTGTCCAGCTGCCCAACGACGATGCCCAGTTCGACGCCTCACAGTATGACAGTGAAAAAGGAG AGTTTGGAGGTTTCGGCTCAGTGAGTGGCAAGATCGAGATAGAAATCAAGATCAACCACGAAGGAGAGGTGAACCGTGCCCGTTATATGCCACAGAATCCCTGCATCATCGCCACCAAGACCCCCACCTCAGATGTGCTTGTGTTTGACTACACCAAGCATCCCTCCAAGCCAG ATCCCTCTGGAGAGTGTCGCCCTGATCTGCGTCTCAGAGGTCATCAGAAAGAGGGCTATGGTCTCTCCTGGAATTCAAATCTGTCTGGCTGTCTACTAAGTGCATCAGATGATCAT ACGATCTGTATGTGGGACATCAGTGCTGTTCCAAAGGAGGGGAAGATAGTTGATGCGAAGACGATATTCACCGGTCACACGGCTGTGGTGGAAGATGTCTCTTGGCACTTGCTGCATGAGTCCCTCTTTGGATCTGTAGCAGATGACCAGAAGCTCATGAT TTGGGACACACGTTCAAACAACACCTCCAAACCCAGCCATGCTGTCGATGCCCATATTGCAGAGGTCAACTGTTTGTCATTTAACCCGTACAGCGAGTTCATCCTTGCCACTGGCTCTGCAGACAAG ACTGTGGCTCTTTGGGACCTGAGAAACCTCAAATTGAAGCTGCATTCCTTTGAGTCACACAAGGACGAGATCTTCCAG GTTCAGTGGTCCCCTCATAATGAGACCATTTTGGCTTCCAGTGGGACAGATCGTCGCCTCAATGTCTGGGATCTCAG TAAAATCGGAGAGGAGCAGTCCCCAGAAGATGCAGAAGATGGCCCACCTGAGCTACTG TTTATCCACGGAGGCCACACAGCCAAAATCTCTGACTTCTCCTGGAACCCCAACGAGCCCTGGGTcatctgctctgtgtctgaAGACAACATTATGCAAGTCTGGCAAATG GCTGAGAACATCTACAACGATGAAGATCCTGAAGGTGCAACAGAGCCTGAAGCCACCGCCTAA
- the rbbp4 gene encoding histone-binding protein RBBP4 isoform X3 produces the protein MADKEAGAYDDAVEERVINEEYKIWKKNTPFLYDLVMTHALEWPSLTAQWLPDVSRPEGKDYSVHRLVLGTHTSDEQNHLVIASVQLPNDDAQFDASQYDSEKGEFGGFGSVSGKIEIEIKINHEGEVNRARYMPQNPCIIATKTPTSDVLVFDYTKHPSKPADPSGECRPDLRLRGHQKEGYGLSWNSNLSGCLLSASDDHTICMWDISAVPKEGKIVDAKTIFTGHTAVVEDVSWHLLHESLFGSVADDQKLMIWDTRSNNTSKPSHAVDAHIAEVNCLSFNPYSEFILATGSADKTVALWDLRNLKLKLHSFESHKDEIFQVQWSPHNETILASSGTDRRLNVWDLSKIGEEQSPEDAEDGPPELLFIHGGHTAKISDFSWNPNEPWVICSVSEDNIMQVWQMAENIYNDEDPEGATEPEATA, from the exons ATGGCGGACAAGGAAG CTGGTGCATACGATGATGcggtggaggagagggtgaTCAATGAAGAGTACAAGATCTGGAAGAAGAACACCCCCTTCCTCTATGACCTGGTTATGACCCACGCCTTGGAGTGGCCCAGCCTCACTGCCCAGTGGCTGCCTGATGTCTCCAG GCCGGAGGGGAAGGATTACAGTGTGCACCGACTGGTGCTGGGCACCCACACATCTGATGAGCAGAACCACCTGGTCATTGCCAGTGTCCAGCTGCCCAACGACGATGCCCAGTTCGACGCCTCACAGTATGACAGTGAAAAAGGAG AGTTTGGAGGTTTCGGCTCAGTGAGTGGCAAGATCGAGATAGAAATCAAGATCAACCACGAAGGAGAGGTGAACCGTGCCCGTTATATGCCACAGAATCCCTGCATCATCGCCACCAAGACCCCCACCTCAGATGTGCTTGTGTTTGACTACACCAAGCATCCCTCCAAGCCAG CAGATCCCTCTGGAGAGTGTCGCCCTGATCTGCGTCTCAGAGGTCATCAGAAAGAGGGCTATGGTCTCTCCTGGAATTCAAATCTGTCTGGCTGTCTACTAAGTGCATCAGATGATCAT ACGATCTGTATGTGGGACATCAGTGCTGTTCCAAAGGAGGGGAAGATAGTTGATGCGAAGACGATATTCACCGGTCACACGGCTGTGGTGGAAGATGTCTCTTGGCACTTGCTGCATGAGTCCCTCTTTGGATCTGTAGCAGATGACCAGAAGCTCATGAT TTGGGACACACGTTCAAACAACACCTCCAAACCCAGCCATGCTGTCGATGCCCATATTGCAGAGGTCAACTGTTTGTCATTTAACCCGTACAGCGAGTTCATCCTTGCCACTGGCTCTGCAGACAAG ACTGTGGCTCTTTGGGACCTGAGAAACCTCAAATTGAAGCTGCATTCCTTTGAGTCACACAAGGACGAGATCTTCCAG GTTCAGTGGTCCCCTCATAATGAGACCATTTTGGCTTCCAGTGGGACAGATCGTCGCCTCAATGTCTGGGATCTCAG TAAAATCGGAGAGGAGCAGTCCCCAGAAGATGCAGAAGATGGCCCACCTGAGCTACTG TTTATCCACGGAGGCCACACAGCCAAAATCTCTGACTTCTCCTGGAACCCCAACGAGCCCTGGGTcatctgctctgtgtctgaAGACAACATTATGCAAGTCTGGCAAATG GCTGAGAACATCTACAACGATGAAGATCCTGAAGGTGCAACAGAGCCTGAAGCCACCGCCTAA